One window of the Trifolium pratense cultivar HEN17-A07 linkage group LG2, ARS_RC_1.1, whole genome shotgun sequence genome contains the following:
- the LOC123907742 gene encoding type IV inositol polyphosphate 5-phosphatase 3-like isoform X1: MKKRVQDHQQRNWAELCCLGCSSIQLFWARVVVRKWLNIRSNESDYSADPEEEEDDDDYDEDDDEENEECGRQTRFMDGRGVEAPSELNDFVPRLRKQKSSTYRSQYINTKELRVCAATWNVGGKLPSDDLDIDEWLGVNEPADIYVLGLQEMVPLNAGNIFGSEDTRPVPKWENIIREALNRVRPSVTKTKCFSDPPSPSKFKPSDDGPDIEEEILFESDSDIGEEIHPLDEEHNICDGSTTDEIMNTSLLASDVADSAKSSVPIAIDYRRQFSFPKWQQSPENMDASISQKTKKLTRMLSGSERIGLSWPEPPLHLLSQRVLDRPTSFKSFKSFKSLKSFNRYSSFKSVMDVLPGLGLLPEIDLEALLKRKKRSPYVRIVSKQMVGIFITVWVRRSLRKHIHNLKVSTLGVGIMGYIGNKGSVSVSMSIYQTLFCFICAHLTSGEKEADELKRNADVHEILRRTHFHSPPYLGLPKGILDHERIIWLGDLNFRISLSEAETKALISKNQWSKLAEKDQLVRELKNGAFGGWSEGILNFPPTYKYEVNSDKYYGDDPKATKRTPATKRTPAWCDRVLSYGKGMRLLSYRRTELKLSDHRPVTATYIVEVEAFSPKKLQRALTFTNAEIENGEAVTSLISWK, translated from the exons ATGAAAAAAAGGGTACAAGATCACCAACAG AGAAATTGGGCTGAATTGTGTTGTTTGGGTTGCTCATCCATACAGCTTTTCTGGGCAAGAGTTGTTGTGAGGAAATGGCTTAATATTAGAAGCAATGAATCTGATTATAGTGCTGAccctgaagaagaagaagatgatgatgattatgatgaagatgatgatgaagaaaatgaag AGTGCGGAAGACAGACACGGTTTATGGATGGAAGAGGTGTTGAAGCTCCATCTGAATTAAATG ACTTTGTTCCAAGGTTAAGGAAACAGAAGTCATCAACTTATAGATCTCAGTATATAAACACAAAGGAACTGAG GGTATGTGCTGCGACATGGAATGTTGGAGGAAAACTTCCATCTGATGACCTAGATATTGATGAATGGCTTGGTGTCAATGAACCAGCTGACATCTATGTCCTCGG TCTTCAAGAGATGGTACCCTTAAACGCTGGCAATATTTTTGGGTCTGAAGATACTCGTCCTGTTCCAAAATGGGAGAATATTATTCGGGAAGCACTTAATAGAGTCCGACCTTCAGTAACAAAGACAAAATGCTTCAGCGATCCTCCATCTCCATCAAAATTTAAGCCATCCGATGATGGCCCTGATATAGAAGAAGAAATATTATTCGAAAGTGATAGCGACATTGGCGAAGAAATCCATCCTTTGGATGAAGAACATAATATTTGTGATGGAAGTACTACTGACGAAATCATGAATACAAGTTTATTGGCTTCTGACGTTGCTGATAGTGCCAAGTCCAGTGTGCCGATTGCAATTGATTATAGAAGACAGTTTTCTTTTCCGAAGTGGCAACAAAGTCCAGAAAACATGGATGCGTCAATTTCCCAAAAGACCAAGAAACTAACCAGAATGCTTAGTGGATCCGAAAGGATTGGTTTGAGCTGGCCGGAGCCTCCATTACATCTGCTATCTCAGAGAGTTTTGGACAGACCGACTTCTTTTAAATCATTCAAATCCTTTAAGTCATTAAAATCATTCAACAGATATAGTTCTTTCAAGTCAGTTATGGATGTCCTGCCAGGATTGGGTTTGCTTCCTGAAATTGACCTTGAAGCTTTACTGAAGCGGAAAAAAAGATCTCCATATGTAAGGATTGTTAGCAAGCAAATGGTCGGAATTTTCATCACCGTATGGGTTCGTCGGAGCTTACGTAAACATATTCATAATTTAAAGGTTTCAACTTTAGGCGTTGGCATTATGGGATATATTGGTAACAAG GGATCAGTATCTGTTAGCATGTCCATATATCAGAcgcttttttgttttatatgcGCTCACCTTACGTCTGGTGAAAAGGAAGCAGACGAGCTTAAACGAAATGCTGATGTTCATGAAATACTTCGCAGAACTCATTTCCATTCACCACCTTATCTCGGACTTCCTAAAGGAATCCTCGATCACGA AAGAATAATTTGGTTGGGTGATTTGAATTTTCGTATCAGCTTATCTGAAGCGGAAACAAAAGCTCTTATCTCGAAAAATCAGTGGTCAAAATTGGCTGAGAAAGATCAG CTCGTGCGAGAACTCAAGAATGGTGCATTTGGAGGGTGGTCAGAAGGGATATTAAACTTCCCACCAACTTATAAATATGAGGTTAATTCAGATAAGTACTATGGCGACGATCCCAAGGCTACAAAGCGTACACCGGCTACAAAGCGTACACCGGCATG GTGTGATCGTGTTCTTTCATATGGCAAGGGAATGAGATTACTGAGTTACAGAAGAACTGAGCTCAAACTGTCAGATCACAGACCCGTGACTGCTACATATATCGTTGAAGTTGAGGCGTTCTCACCTAAGAAGCTACAGCGAGCTCTAACATTCACTAATGCAGAGATTGAAAATGGAGAAGCCGTTACAAGTTTAATTAGTTGGAAATAG
- the LOC123908672 gene encoding DNA-directed RNA polymerases II and IV subunit 5A-like codes for MVVSEKEVTKLYRVHRTILEMLRDRNYLVLDSEVNMSIEEFKAKFGENMKRVDLTILKANKDDPSDQIYVFFPDNNKIGVQVVTTYRNRMITDNVRRGILVLQVQVSSKARAELANLSAKVRMEVFMEDELLVNITQHELVPKHQVLTDAEKKELLKTYTCQETQLPKMLITDPVAKYYGLNRGQVVRITRQSETAGVYITYRIVI; via the exons ATGGTTGTTTCGGAGAAAGAGGTAACGAAACTATACAGAGTCCACAGAACGATTTTAGAAATGTTAAGAGACAGAAACTACCTTGTCCTAGACTCTGAGGTAAACATGTCCAttgaagagttcaaagcaaagTTCGGCGAAAACATGAAGAGAGTAGACCTCACTATTTTGAAAGCCAATAAAGACGATCCTTCTGACCAAATCTATGTCTTCTTTCCTGATAATAACAAAATTGGTGTCCAGGTTGTTACAACTTATCGCAACCGAATGATCACCGATAATGTCCGTAGAGGTATTCTTGTTCTTCAGGTGCAAGTCAGTTCCAAAGCTCGAGCGGAGCTCGCGAACTTGTCCGCCAAAGTTCGCATGGAGGTCTTTATG GAGGATGAATTGCTGGTGAACATAACACAGCATGAGCTTGTGCCGAAACATCAGGTGCTCACCGACGCTGAGAAGAAAGAGTTGCTCAAGACATACACTTGCCAAGAAACTCAG CTACCTAAAATGCTGATAACGGATCCTGTTGCGAAATATTATGGACTAAATCGTGGACAAGTTGTGCGGATAACCCGGCAAAGTGAGACTGCAGGAGTTTATATTACATACCGAATTGTTATATAA
- the LOC123907742 gene encoding type IV inositol polyphosphate 5-phosphatase 3-like isoform X3: protein MDGRGVEAPSELNDFVPRLRKQKSSTYRSQYINTKELRVCAATWNVGGKLPSDDLDIDEWLGVNEPADIYVLGLQEMVPLNAGNIFGSEDTRPVPKWENIIREALNRVRPSVTKTKCFSDPPSPSKFKPSDDGPDIEEEILFESDSDIGEEIHPLDEEHNICDGSTTDEIMNTSLLASDVADSAKSSVPIAIDYRRQFSFPKWQQSPENMDASISQKTKKLTRMLSGSERIGLSWPEPPLHLLSQRVLDRPTSFKSFKSFKSLKSFNRYSSFKSVMDVLPGLGLLPEIDLEALLKRKKRSPYVRIVSKQMVGIFITVWVRRSLRKHIHNLKVSTLGVGIMGYIGNKGSVSVSMSIYQTLFCFICAHLTSGEKEADELKRNADVHEILRRTHFHSPPYLGLPKGILDHERIIWLGDLNFRISLSEAETKALISKNQWSKLAEKDQLVRELKNGAFGGWSEGILNFPPTYKYEVNSDKYYGDDPKATKRTPATKRTPAWCDRVLSYGKGMRLLSYRRTELKLSDHRPVTATYIVEVEAFSPKKLQRALTFTNAEIENGEAVTSLISWK, encoded by the exons ATGGATGGAAGAGGTGTTGAAGCTCCATCTGAATTAAATG ACTTTGTTCCAAGGTTAAGGAAACAGAAGTCATCAACTTATAGATCTCAGTATATAAACACAAAGGAACTGAG GGTATGTGCTGCGACATGGAATGTTGGAGGAAAACTTCCATCTGATGACCTAGATATTGATGAATGGCTTGGTGTCAATGAACCAGCTGACATCTATGTCCTCGG TCTTCAAGAGATGGTACCCTTAAACGCTGGCAATATTTTTGGGTCTGAAGATACTCGTCCTGTTCCAAAATGGGAGAATATTATTCGGGAAGCACTTAATAGAGTCCGACCTTCAGTAACAAAGACAAAATGCTTCAGCGATCCTCCATCTCCATCAAAATTTAAGCCATCCGATGATGGCCCTGATATAGAAGAAGAAATATTATTCGAAAGTGATAGCGACATTGGCGAAGAAATCCATCCTTTGGATGAAGAACATAATATTTGTGATGGAAGTACTACTGACGAAATCATGAATACAAGTTTATTGGCTTCTGACGTTGCTGATAGTGCCAAGTCCAGTGTGCCGATTGCAATTGATTATAGAAGACAGTTTTCTTTTCCGAAGTGGCAACAAAGTCCAGAAAACATGGATGCGTCAATTTCCCAAAAGACCAAGAAACTAACCAGAATGCTTAGTGGATCCGAAAGGATTGGTTTGAGCTGGCCGGAGCCTCCATTACATCTGCTATCTCAGAGAGTTTTGGACAGACCGACTTCTTTTAAATCATTCAAATCCTTTAAGTCATTAAAATCATTCAACAGATATAGTTCTTTCAAGTCAGTTATGGATGTCCTGCCAGGATTGGGTTTGCTTCCTGAAATTGACCTTGAAGCTTTACTGAAGCGGAAAAAAAGATCTCCATATGTAAGGATTGTTAGCAAGCAAATGGTCGGAATTTTCATCACCGTATGGGTTCGTCGGAGCTTACGTAAACATATTCATAATTTAAAGGTTTCAACTTTAGGCGTTGGCATTATGGGATATATTGGTAACAAG GGATCAGTATCTGTTAGCATGTCCATATATCAGAcgcttttttgttttatatgcGCTCACCTTACGTCTGGTGAAAAGGAAGCAGACGAGCTTAAACGAAATGCTGATGTTCATGAAATACTTCGCAGAACTCATTTCCATTCACCACCTTATCTCGGACTTCCTAAAGGAATCCTCGATCACGA AAGAATAATTTGGTTGGGTGATTTGAATTTTCGTATCAGCTTATCTGAAGCGGAAACAAAAGCTCTTATCTCGAAAAATCAGTGGTCAAAATTGGCTGAGAAAGATCAG CTCGTGCGAGAACTCAAGAATGGTGCATTTGGAGGGTGGTCAGAAGGGATATTAAACTTCCCACCAACTTATAAATATGAGGTTAATTCAGATAAGTACTATGGCGACGATCCCAAGGCTACAAAGCGTACACCGGCTACAAAGCGTACACCGGCATG GTGTGATCGTGTTCTTTCATATGGCAAGGGAATGAGATTACTGAGTTACAGAAGAACTGAGCTCAAACTGTCAGATCACAGACCCGTGACTGCTACATATATCGTTGAAGTTGAGGCGTTCTCACCTAAGAAGCTACAGCGAGCTCTAACATTCACTAATGCAGAGATTGAAAATGGAGAAGCCGTTACAAGTTTAATTAGTTGGAAATAG
- the LOC123907742 gene encoding type IV inositol polyphosphate 5-phosphatase 3-like isoform X2: MKKRVQDHQQLFWARVVVRKWLNIRSNESDYSADPEEEEDDDDYDEDDDEENEECGRQTRFMDGRGVEAPSELNDFVPRLRKQKSSTYRSQYINTKELRVCAATWNVGGKLPSDDLDIDEWLGVNEPADIYVLGLQEMVPLNAGNIFGSEDTRPVPKWENIIREALNRVRPSVTKTKCFSDPPSPSKFKPSDDGPDIEEEILFESDSDIGEEIHPLDEEHNICDGSTTDEIMNTSLLASDVADSAKSSVPIAIDYRRQFSFPKWQQSPENMDASISQKTKKLTRMLSGSERIGLSWPEPPLHLLSQRVLDRPTSFKSFKSFKSLKSFNRYSSFKSVMDVLPGLGLLPEIDLEALLKRKKRSPYVRIVSKQMVGIFITVWVRRSLRKHIHNLKVSTLGVGIMGYIGNKGSVSVSMSIYQTLFCFICAHLTSGEKEADELKRNADVHEILRRTHFHSPPYLGLPKGILDHERIIWLGDLNFRISLSEAETKALISKNQWSKLAEKDQLVRELKNGAFGGWSEGILNFPPTYKYEVNSDKYYGDDPKATKRTPATKRTPAWCDRVLSYGKGMRLLSYRRTELKLSDHRPVTATYIVEVEAFSPKKLQRALTFTNAEIENGEAVTSLISWK, from the exons ATGAAAAAAAGGGTACAAGATCACCAACAG CTTTTCTGGGCAAGAGTTGTTGTGAGGAAATGGCTTAATATTAGAAGCAATGAATCTGATTATAGTGCTGAccctgaagaagaagaagatgatgatgattatgatgaagatgatgatgaagaaaatgaag AGTGCGGAAGACAGACACGGTTTATGGATGGAAGAGGTGTTGAAGCTCCATCTGAATTAAATG ACTTTGTTCCAAGGTTAAGGAAACAGAAGTCATCAACTTATAGATCTCAGTATATAAACACAAAGGAACTGAG GGTATGTGCTGCGACATGGAATGTTGGAGGAAAACTTCCATCTGATGACCTAGATATTGATGAATGGCTTGGTGTCAATGAACCAGCTGACATCTATGTCCTCGG TCTTCAAGAGATGGTACCCTTAAACGCTGGCAATATTTTTGGGTCTGAAGATACTCGTCCTGTTCCAAAATGGGAGAATATTATTCGGGAAGCACTTAATAGAGTCCGACCTTCAGTAACAAAGACAAAATGCTTCAGCGATCCTCCATCTCCATCAAAATTTAAGCCATCCGATGATGGCCCTGATATAGAAGAAGAAATATTATTCGAAAGTGATAGCGACATTGGCGAAGAAATCCATCCTTTGGATGAAGAACATAATATTTGTGATGGAAGTACTACTGACGAAATCATGAATACAAGTTTATTGGCTTCTGACGTTGCTGATAGTGCCAAGTCCAGTGTGCCGATTGCAATTGATTATAGAAGACAGTTTTCTTTTCCGAAGTGGCAACAAAGTCCAGAAAACATGGATGCGTCAATTTCCCAAAAGACCAAGAAACTAACCAGAATGCTTAGTGGATCCGAAAGGATTGGTTTGAGCTGGCCGGAGCCTCCATTACATCTGCTATCTCAGAGAGTTTTGGACAGACCGACTTCTTTTAAATCATTCAAATCCTTTAAGTCATTAAAATCATTCAACAGATATAGTTCTTTCAAGTCAGTTATGGATGTCCTGCCAGGATTGGGTTTGCTTCCTGAAATTGACCTTGAAGCTTTACTGAAGCGGAAAAAAAGATCTCCATATGTAAGGATTGTTAGCAAGCAAATGGTCGGAATTTTCATCACCGTATGGGTTCGTCGGAGCTTACGTAAACATATTCATAATTTAAAGGTTTCAACTTTAGGCGTTGGCATTATGGGATATATTGGTAACAAG GGATCAGTATCTGTTAGCATGTCCATATATCAGAcgcttttttgttttatatgcGCTCACCTTACGTCTGGTGAAAAGGAAGCAGACGAGCTTAAACGAAATGCTGATGTTCATGAAATACTTCGCAGAACTCATTTCCATTCACCACCTTATCTCGGACTTCCTAAAGGAATCCTCGATCACGA AAGAATAATTTGGTTGGGTGATTTGAATTTTCGTATCAGCTTATCTGAAGCGGAAACAAAAGCTCTTATCTCGAAAAATCAGTGGTCAAAATTGGCTGAGAAAGATCAG CTCGTGCGAGAACTCAAGAATGGTGCATTTGGAGGGTGGTCAGAAGGGATATTAAACTTCCCACCAACTTATAAATATGAGGTTAATTCAGATAAGTACTATGGCGACGATCCCAAGGCTACAAAGCGTACACCGGCTACAAAGCGTACACCGGCATG GTGTGATCGTGTTCTTTCATATGGCAAGGGAATGAGATTACTGAGTTACAGAAGAACTGAGCTCAAACTGTCAGATCACAGACCCGTGACTGCTACATATATCGTTGAAGTTGAGGCGTTCTCACCTAAGAAGCTACAGCGAGCTCTAACATTCACTAATGCAGAGATTGAAAATGGAGAAGCCGTTACAAGTTTAATTAGTTGGAAATAG